The window ACTTTTTACCACAATTGCTTTCTTTTGGCAGCCAAATCCAGCATGTTCTTAAAGTGTTTATTCTTTATATTTCTACCCTGGAGGTTGGTGTCCAAGACTTTCAAAGTTATCAATTTGATCCTCCCTCTCATTTatgtgcgcaagttcatcacagTTAACCAAATGAATTACCTATTGTGTGTTGTTCCCTTTTGCTGAAGTGTAAGCCACCATCTTTCTCAAACTCTCACATTTTTGTCCTCTATATGGCACTGATTTCCTCTACACTTCCAGCCAGTTCAATGAAGAAATTACTATGACCCATAAttcgaaattaaaaaaaaaaaaaacagatgatTCATCTTCCACTTTGTCTAAGGATTGTAACAATTTTCAATTATCACTTTTAGTAAAACAAACGTCTCTTACTTTTGCAAAACAACAATTTGAGTTAACTCATACCATATAATGATTTTAAATATAGCTAAAAGTTTTGATTTGACAGCTCAAAAGGAAGTGATCGACATCCTTCAAATCCAACATGTGTATTCTCAAACAATATCTCAAAATATCGAGCTAAAAATCACATGTGAAGCTTAAATTTTGAATAtcagaaaaagggaaaaaaaggaaagaaagacatCGTTCCATAATTGACTGGTTTGTGATCTACTTAGTTTCACACCATTCCTTCCGGAAGTAGTCTACTCCAACAAAACTGAGGTTGACAATCTCTCCATCCAATTAGAGATTTATTCAATTCCGCCAACAAAGTTACATAATTCTCAGAAAAGGAGCTCCTATAATCTGAAGTCTCAGTGCAAGCATATCATCATCGCAATGTCTTATCATCTATTTAACTTGTTAAGATTCACGAAATAATAGGCGCACTCTGCTTAGAGTATCTTGCTAGTTAGGCATTAGATCAGAGAGAACCCAAAGAACAAattcctttttaaaaaaaatctaaataaatcGGTAACTATCCAACTTAATTTAAGATATTTCTTAATGAAAAGCAAGCAAAGGCATGGCAACTAAACTAATAATAACAGTTCGTCACGAAATTAACCTAATTTCATCaagaaaaccctaaccctagccgaAATGCTACCTGGAATAGAGGATCCAGCGGCGGATGGATCACTTGCAGTAGCGGTCAGCCTTCTTGCGGACGCGGTCATCGAGGGCCTCTTCGACGGAGCGGGCGCCGGTGCGGGACTTGTTGGCAGGGTCATAGCCGAACTTCTTTGTCTCCACGGGGAAGAGCTCCTCGTACTTCATCCGCTTCGCCGCGTCGATCGTGTACACCCCTCCGCCGGACGCCGCCGCCGCGTCCTCGCCGCTGGCGGGGGCGCCGTCTGTGGGGTTCTCGTCCACCTCCGCCGCTgccttcttatttttcttcttgtgtTTCTTCTTGTCGATGGCCTTGACGGGGGCGAGGTCGCCGCCCTTGAAGGTCAGCCTCCCCGCCTTTACGTTCTTGTACGCATCCGACATCGTCGTAGAATCGCACTTCCTCTCGTCCTGCGCTTCGATCGCG is drawn from Phoenix dactylifera cultivar Barhee BC4 unplaced genomic scaffold, palm_55x_up_171113_PBpolish2nd_filt_p 000950F, whole genome shotgun sequence and contains these coding sequences:
- the LOC103724269 gene encoding uncharacterized protein LOC103724269, with protein sequence MSDAYKNVKAGRLTFKGGDLAPVKAIDKKKHKKKNKKAAAEVDENPTDGAPASGEDAAAASGGGVYTIDAAKRMKYEELFPVETKKFGYDPANKSRTGARSVEEALDDRVRKKADRYCK